A genomic stretch from Arenicella xantha includes:
- a CDS encoding TetR/AcrR family transcriptional regulator gives MNNSIQSRKAPSSARVGRRRDSTKHQDIMQATRELVGELGYRGLSLSSIASRAKVSRNVLYNWWNGDVSRIVEEAFLPNVREWPVPNTGSFESDIDQFLDLTIDAIHKPDVLKGFLTLAAEIVDDSAQLSQTSRYFRAPYARLIAKIVQQAEARDEICADLDPNHLAQIISGSVMQFAISKKPGRRNTKIVLSKIIQKLAQK, from the coding sequence GTGAATAACTCCATTCAATCAAGAAAAGCACCGTCCTCAGCGCGGGTCGGGCGACGCCGCGACAGCACTAAACACCAGGACATAATGCAAGCCACACGCGAATTGGTTGGCGAACTCGGGTACCGAGGGCTGTCCTTAAGTTCAATTGCGAGTCGCGCCAAAGTGTCGCGCAATGTGCTTTACAACTGGTGGAATGGTGATGTCAGTCGCATCGTCGAAGAAGCCTTTCTACCCAACGTTCGTGAATGGCCGGTACCGAATACTGGGAGCTTTGAATCAGACATCGATCAATTTCTCGACTTAACCATCGACGCTATCCACAAACCTGATGTGCTAAAAGGGTTCTTAACTTTAGCGGCAGAAATCGTCGACGATAGCGCGCAGTTATCACAAACTTCCCGCTATTTTCGCGCCCCTTACGCACGCCTGATTGCCAAGATCGTTCAACAAGCAGAAGCAAGAGACGAGATCTGCGCAGACCTTGATCCCAATCATTTAGCTCAAATCATTTCAGGCAGCGTCATGCAATTTGCGATTAGCAAGAAACCTGGCCGCCGAAATACTAAAATAGTCTTATCAAAAATCATCCAAAAACTCGCTCAAAAATAG
- a CDS encoding GntR family transcriptional regulator encodes MLEANNNVSDNPPEHSDNTLSGQTTTALREAIVTGQIRPGEKLNEPRLAEQFHVSRGPLREAIRRLVAMRLVRHIPHVGATVVTMSPNSIKDLYEVREVLEGKAAGLAALNMTDEQITQLRKLLEIHRHHTETNAGEYMQAEGDFDFHYQIIKGCGNALLANQLCDELYHLIRMFRFQTSRFKARSNRALIEHDQLIYAIELRDAELSEMLMRKHIARAKTSILNSLATQS; translated from the coding sequence ATGTTAGAAGCCAATAACAATGTCTCGGACAATCCACCAGAACACTCAGACAATACCCTGAGCGGTCAAACCACGACCGCACTACGAGAGGCTATCGTCACGGGGCAAATACGTCCTGGCGAAAAATTAAATGAGCCGCGATTAGCTGAGCAATTTCATGTCAGTCGCGGCCCCCTCAGAGAAGCTATACGTCGCTTGGTCGCAATGCGCTTAGTTCGGCACATCCCCCATGTTGGGGCAACCGTCGTCACCATGAGCCCAAATAGCATCAAGGACCTTTACGAAGTCCGCGAAGTACTAGAGGGCAAAGCTGCTGGCCTAGCGGCTCTTAATATGACTGACGAGCAAATTACCCAACTACGCAAGCTACTTGAAATTCACCGCCACCATACCGAAACAAATGCTGGTGAGTACATGCAAGCCGAGGGCGATTTCGACTTCCACTATCAGATCATCAAGGGTTGTGGTAACGCCCTACTGGCAAACCAACTGTGTGACGAGCTATACCATCTGATTCGCATGTTTCGGTTCCAGACCAGTCGCTTCAAAGCCCGCTCTAATCGAGCGCTTATAGAGCACGACCAGTTAATTTACGCCATTGAGCTGCGCGATGCTGAGCTGTCAGAAATGCTGATGCGAAAACATATAGCTCGGGCCAAAACATCCATTCTTAACTCTTTAGCAACGCAGAGCTGA
- the prpB gene encoding methylisocitrate lyase encodes MTIHSAGHRFRVALTENSPLQIVGTVNAYSALMATKIGHQAIYISGGACANASYGLPDLGMTSMNDVLEDARRITSAVDTPLLIDIDTGWGGAFNIARTIKESIRAGVAAVHMEDQVAQKRCGHRPNKAIVSRQEMVDRIKAAVDARTDDNFFIMARTDSYAIEGLEASIERAAAYVEAGADGIFAEAMASLDEYQAYNQVIDAPILANMTEFGMSPLFDTQELQAHGVSMVLYPLTATRAMHKAAEMVYQDVLNKGHQRDMVEHMQTRMELYDYLNYHEYETTLDTLFSTHTNKTTD; translated from the coding sequence ATGACTATACATTCAGCCGGCCACCGATTTCGGGTCGCTCTAACTGAAAATTCGCCCCTTCAAATTGTTGGAACGGTAAACGCCTATTCGGCGCTAATGGCTACCAAAATCGGCCACCAAGCGATCTACATCTCCGGCGGCGCATGCGCTAATGCATCATATGGCTTACCCGATCTCGGCATGACCAGCATGAATGACGTACTAGAGGATGCTCGACGAATAACGTCAGCCGTCGATACCCCGCTGCTTATCGATATCGACACCGGATGGGGCGGTGCGTTCAATATTGCTCGCACGATCAAAGAATCCATACGAGCTGGAGTCGCCGCCGTCCATATGGAAGATCAAGTCGCGCAAAAGCGCTGCGGACACCGCCCCAACAAAGCCATTGTCAGCCGCCAAGAAATGGTTGACCGAATCAAAGCTGCAGTAGATGCACGAACCGATGATAATTTTTTTATTATGGCGCGTACCGACTCCTACGCAATAGAAGGCCTAGAGGCGTCGATCGAACGTGCAGCAGCCTATGTCGAAGCGGGCGCCGACGGAATCTTTGCTGAGGCAATGGCCTCACTCGATGAGTATCAAGCCTACAACCAGGTCATCGACGCGCCGATTCTAGCCAACATGACTGAATTTGGAATGTCACCGCTGTTTGATACGCAAGAGCTGCAGGCACACGGTGTCTCGATGGTTCTCTACCCTCTCACGGCAACACGCGCGATGCACAAGGCGGCCGAAATGGTGTATCAAGACGTTTTGAATAAAGGGCACCAACGCGACATGGTCGAGCACATGCAAACACGCATGGAACTCTATGACTACCTGAACTACCACGAATATGAGACAACATTAGACACACTGTTCTCAACCCACACCAACAAAACAACAGACTAA
- the prpC gene encoding bifunctional 2-methylcitrate synthase/citrate synthase, which yields MSSDSKLSGAGLRGQVAGQTALCTVGTQGSGLNYRGYDVDDLAENCIFEEVAYLILKGHLPTQTELDAYQRTLHGLRSLPSALKTALELIPASAHPMDVMRSGVSLLGNLEPETDFSQQAECVDRILALLPAIVVYWYRFSHEGVRVDTDTDEATIGGHFLHMLHGKPTSELHAKVMNVSLILYAEHEFNASTFAGRVAASTLTDIHSVITGAIGTLRGPLHGGANEAAMEMIEQWSTPDEAEAAILDKLANKELIMGFGHAVYKERDPRNAIIKKWAEVLSKDVGDEVLYPVSERVEAVMKREKNMFCNADFFHASAYNFMGIPTGLFTPIFVMSRVTGWAAHAFEQRANNRIIRPSAEYIGPEHRAVVPISDRD from the coding sequence ATGTCATCTGATTCAAAACTGAGCGGCGCAGGCCTACGCGGACAAGTTGCCGGACAAACCGCCTTGTGCACCGTTGGCACTCAAGGCTCAGGCCTTAATTATCGAGGCTATGACGTCGACGACCTTGCCGAAAACTGCATCTTTGAAGAGGTAGCGTACCTGATACTCAAGGGTCATTTACCGACTCAAACGGAACTCGACGCGTACCAACGCACTTTGCATGGCTTACGTAGCCTACCAAGCGCATTGAAAACCGCACTCGAACTCATACCCGCCAGCGCCCATCCGATGGATGTCATGCGCAGCGGCGTATCACTGCTTGGAAACCTCGAGCCTGAAACAGATTTCTCACAACAAGCCGAATGCGTTGATCGAATTTTAGCCCTATTGCCAGCTATTGTTGTGTATTGGTATCGATTTTCACACGAAGGTGTACGGGTTGATACAGACACCGACGAAGCGACTATAGGCGGACACTTCCTACATATGCTACACGGTAAACCGACTAGTGAGCTACATGCCAAAGTGATGAATGTATCACTGATTCTCTATGCAGAACACGAATTCAATGCATCTACTTTTGCCGGCAGAGTTGCCGCATCTACGTTAACCGACATCCACTCGGTAATTACTGGAGCAATTGGCACTCTGCGCGGCCCATTGCATGGCGGCGCAAACGAAGCAGCAATGGAAATGATCGAGCAATGGTCAACTCCGGATGAAGCCGAAGCTGCGATTCTCGACAAGCTGGCCAACAAAGAATTGATTATGGGATTTGGGCACGCGGTATATAAAGAACGCGATCCACGCAATGCAATTATCAAAAAATGGGCAGAAGTGCTTTCGAAAGACGTTGGCGATGAAGTCCTATACCCCGTTTCGGAACGAGTTGAAGCGGTAATGAAACGCGAAAAAAACATGTTCTGCAATGCAGACTTTTTTCATGCGTCGGCCTATAACTTCATGGGCATCCCGACCGGGCTATTTACACCAATTTTCGTGATGTCTAGGGTGACTGGCTGGGCCGCACACGCCTTCGAGCAACGTGCCAATAACCGGATTATCCGTCCTAGTGCTGAATACATCGGCCCGGAACACCGAGCAGTTGTACCTATTTCAGACCGAGACTAA
- the prpF gene encoding 2-methylaconitate cis-trans isomerase PrpF, producing the protein MNSRPQIKVPATYMRGGTSKGVFFNVADLPASMQAPGRVRDQVLLRVIGSPDQYGKQTDGMGGATSSTSKTVLVSQSTQADHDVDYLFGQVSIDKPVVDWSGNCGNLSAAVGPFAIAQGMLDAGRLPDNGIVEVKIWQANIAKTIVASVPIKDGEVQEIGDFELDGVTFPAAEIELAFMDPAAGDGDLFPTGNIVDDLAVEGHGVFLATMINAGIPTIFVNAADLGFSGKELQSDINSDASLLTKLEAIRLSGALQMGLANTLQEASASQHTPKLAFVAPADSYTASSGKLVDREEIDLLVRAMSMGQLHHAMMGTAAVAISVAAAVPGSLVNLACGGGNRNAVRFGHPSGTLKVGASASLVDGKWQASKAVMSRSARILMEGSVRVPASAFD; encoded by the coding sequence ATGAATAGTCGTCCGCAAATCAAAGTGCCTGCGACCTATATGCGCGGTGGCACTAGCAAAGGTGTGTTTTTCAATGTGGCAGACTTGCCAGCAAGCATGCAAGCTCCTGGGCGTGTACGTGACCAAGTATTGCTGCGTGTGATTGGGAGTCCCGACCAATATGGAAAGCAGACCGACGGGATGGGCGGAGCAACTTCGAGTACCAGTAAAACGGTGCTAGTGTCTCAGAGCACTCAAGCTGATCACGACGTTGATTATTTATTTGGCCAGGTATCTATTGATAAGCCGGTGGTGGATTGGAGCGGTAATTGTGGTAATTTGAGTGCAGCGGTAGGGCCTTTTGCTATAGCTCAGGGCATGCTTGATGCGGGCCGATTACCAGACAATGGCATCGTCGAAGTTAAAATATGGCAAGCTAACATTGCTAAAACTATTGTTGCATCGGTGCCGATTAAAGACGGTGAGGTGCAGGAAATAGGAGATTTTGAGCTAGACGGCGTGACGTTCCCGGCCGCAGAAATTGAATTGGCATTTATGGATCCAGCTGCCGGCGATGGCGATCTGTTTCCGACCGGTAATATCGTAGATGATTTAGCGGTGGAAGGTCATGGAGTGTTTTTGGCAACTATGATTAATGCCGGCATTCCAACCATTTTTGTTAATGCCGCGGACCTCGGTTTTTCCGGTAAAGAATTGCAGTCTGATATTAATAGTGATGCGAGCCTGCTCACTAAGCTAGAGGCAATTAGACTCAGTGGTGCGCTTCAAATGGGTTTAGCTAACACGTTGCAAGAAGCCTCCGCGAGTCAACATACGCCAAAGCTCGCATTTGTTGCGCCAGCAGATAGCTACACAGCGTCCAGTGGCAAATTAGTCGACCGAGAGGAGATTGATTTGTTAGTGCGTGCGATGTCCATGGGGCAGTTGCATCACGCTATGATGGGTACTGCTGCGGTAGCGATTAGTGTGGCTGCAGCGGTGCCGGGTAGTTTGGTCAACCTTGCTTGCGGCGGTGGTAATCGCAATGCTGTTCGTTTTGGACATCCTTCGGGAACGCTAAAGGTTGGTGCTAGTGCTAGTTTGGTCGACGGTAAATGGCAGGCATCAAAAGCCGTGATGAGTCGCTCGGCAAGGATTCTTATGGAAGGCTCTGTGCGAGTTCCGGCGTCTGCATTTGATTGA
- the acnD gene encoding Fe/S-dependent 2-methylisocitrate dehydratase AcnD: protein MNSLFRKPLPGTSLDYFDTRSAVDALAPGAFDELPYTSRVFAENLVRRCEPSQLDSALLQIIERRRDQDFPWFPARVVCHDILGQTALVDLAGLRDAIAAKGGDPAQVNPVVPTQLIVDHSLAVEHAGFETDAFDKNRAIEDRRNEDRFHFINWTKKAFKNVDVIPPGNGIMHQINLEKMSPVVHSRDGVAFPDTLVGTDSHTPHVDALGVIAIGVGGLEAESVMLGRASYMRLPDIVGVELSGKRQPGITATDIVLALTEFLRAERVVSTYLEFFGEGANDLTIGDRATISNMTPEFGATAAMFYIDQKTIDYLRLTGRDEAQVALVETYAKQSGLWASDLLDAKYERVLSFDLSSVGRNIAGPSNPHRRVATSDLAEQGISRDIVEDVDLTNWQGHMPDGAVIIAAITSCTNTSNPRNMIAAGLIARNANKLGLLRKPWVKSSLAPGSKTVQLYLEEAGLLTELEQLGFGIVGFACTTCNGMSGALNPQIQQEVVERDLYSTAVLSGNRNFDGRIHPYAKQAFLASPPLVIAYAIAGSIRFDIENGVLGHDQHGKPVRLMDIWPGDDEIDEIVAASVKPEQYRSVYEPMFNLEVSHDSEISPLYDWREMSTYIRRPPYWEGALAGERKLTGMRPLAVLGDNITTDHLSPSNAILADSAAGEYLTKMGVPEADFNSYATHRGDHLTAQRATFANPKLLNEMVLEDGQVVQGSWARVEPEGTVTRMWEAIETYMARKQPLIIIAGADYGQGSSRDWAAKGVRLAGVEAIAAEGFERIHRTNLIGMGVLPLEFAKGTTRKTLKIDGSETFDVLGTPTPGAMLELRVLRTNGEHFVVPVLCRLDTEEEVSIYAAGGVLQRFAQDFLESTVATNE, encoded by the coding sequence ATGAACTCACTATTTCGAAAACCGCTCCCTGGAACTTCGCTCGATTATTTCGACACACGCTCAGCCGTCGACGCTCTCGCACCGGGCGCGTTTGACGAACTCCCATACACCTCGCGTGTTTTCGCTGAGAACCTTGTTAGACGATGTGAGCCAAGTCAGTTAGATTCTGCATTGTTGCAAATAATTGAACGTCGTCGCGACCAAGACTTTCCATGGTTTCCAGCGCGCGTGGTTTGTCACGATATCTTGGGTCAAACAGCCTTGGTTGATTTAGCTGGTTTACGTGACGCAATTGCAGCAAAAGGTGGTGATCCGGCTCAAGTAAACCCAGTCGTGCCTACTCAGCTAATTGTTGACCATTCTCTAGCGGTGGAGCATGCCGGTTTTGAAACTGATGCATTCGATAAGAATAGGGCGATTGAAGACCGTCGAAATGAAGATCGGTTTCACTTTATTAATTGGACTAAGAAAGCATTCAAAAATGTAGATGTGATCCCTCCTGGTAATGGGATTATGCATCAAATTAATCTCGAGAAGATGTCGCCAGTAGTGCACTCTCGAGACGGTGTTGCATTTCCTGATACGTTGGTAGGCACAGACAGTCATACACCGCACGTTGATGCGCTGGGGGTCATCGCAATCGGTGTCGGTGGTCTTGAAGCTGAGAGCGTGATGCTCGGCCGAGCGTCTTACATGCGCTTACCAGATATTGTTGGAGTTGAGTTAAGCGGTAAACGGCAGCCCGGCATTACAGCGACTGATATTGTTTTGGCATTAACGGAGTTTTTGCGCGCTGAACGGGTTGTTTCGACCTATTTAGAGTTTTTTGGTGAGGGAGCCAATGACTTGACGATTGGTGATCGAGCCACTATTTCGAATATGACGCCTGAATTTGGTGCCACCGCGGCGATGTTCTATATCGATCAGAAGACCATCGACTACCTTCGCCTTACCGGTCGCGATGAAGCTCAGGTGGCGCTCGTTGAAACTTATGCAAAACAGTCTGGTTTGTGGGCATCTGACTTGCTTGATGCCAAATACGAACGTGTATTGAGTTTTGATCTATCCAGTGTCGGGCGCAATATTGCTGGGCCGTCGAACCCGCATCGCCGAGTCGCGACATCAGACCTCGCTGAGCAAGGTATTAGCCGCGACATTGTGGAAGATGTCGACTTGACTAACTGGCAGGGCCATATGCCTGACGGTGCGGTAATTATTGCCGCAATTACTAGCTGTACGAATACTAGTAACCCGCGCAATATGATTGCCGCGGGCCTCATTGCTCGAAATGCCAACAAGCTCGGTTTGCTGCGTAAGCCATGGGTTAAAAGTTCTTTGGCGCCGGGATCAAAAACAGTGCAACTGTATTTAGAAGAGGCCGGTTTGTTGACCGAGTTAGAGCAACTTGGATTCGGTATTGTCGGCTTCGCTTGTACTACCTGTAATGGCATGAGTGGTGCGTTAAACCCTCAAATACAGCAAGAAGTAGTAGAGCGTGATTTGTACTCGACGGCGGTTTTGTCGGGCAATCGAAACTTTGATGGGCGTATACATCCGTATGCGAAACAAGCATTTTTGGCGTCGCCACCGTTGGTCATTGCCTATGCAATTGCTGGTTCCATTCGGTTTGATATTGAAAACGGTGTATTGGGTCATGACCAGCACGGTAAGCCGGTTCGGTTAATGGATATTTGGCCGGGCGACGACGAGATTGATGAGATTGTGGCGGCAAGTGTTAAGCCCGAACAGTATCGGTCGGTGTACGAGCCAATGTTTAATCTTGAGGTATCGCATGATAGCGAAATCAGCCCATTGTATGACTGGCGCGAGATGAGTACCTATATTCGTCGACCGCCTTACTGGGAGGGAGCTCTGGCCGGTGAGCGTAAGCTAACGGGTATGCGGCCACTTGCGGTGCTCGGCGATAATATCACCACCGACCACTTGTCGCCGTCTAACGCGATCTTGGCCGACAGTGCCGCTGGTGAGTACTTGACTAAGATGGGCGTGCCTGAGGCCGACTTTAATTCGTATGCAACGCACCGAGGTGACCACTTGACCGCGCAACGTGCAACGTTTGCCAACCCTAAATTATTGAATGAAATGGTCCTTGAAGACGGTCAAGTAGTACAAGGGTCATGGGCTAGAGTTGAGCCAGAAGGCACCGTCACGCGGATGTGGGAGGCCATAGAAACGTATATGGCACGTAAGCAGCCGCTAATTATTATCGCCGGCGCGGATTATGGCCAAGGGTCATCGCGTGACTGGGCCGCTAAAGGCGTAAGACTGGCCGGGGTTGAGGCGATTGCTGCGGAAGGGTTTGAACGAATTCATCGCACCAACTTGATCGGCATGGGCGTATTGCCACTCGAATTTGCCAAGGGCACTACACGTAAAACGCTGAAGATAGACGGTTCGGAAACCTTTGATGTGCTTGGTACACCAACCCCCGGCGCGATGCTTGAACTGCGCGTGTTACGCACTAATGGTGAGCATTTTGTGGTTCCGGTATTGTGTCGCCTGGATACCGAAGAAGAGGTGTCTATCTATGCCGCCGGTGGGGTCTTACAGCGTTTTGCTCAAGACTTTTTAGAATCAACGGTAGCAACTAATGAGTGA
- a CDS encoding cation transporter yields MSASCHHVDTFDGASPAYRRALLAVIMINATMFLVEMWFGIRGESQALKADALDFLSDSATYAVSLWAIGKASGVRSKVALLKGYSLLFIAAWVLCSTVYYAVVANSPAAPIMGSIAMAALLANLASVLLLLRFRDGDANVRSVWLCSRNDTIGNAAVLLAAGLVYVTQTHWPDLIVAFLLASLFSSSAVQIIRQARQERLAEPHSHH; encoded by the coding sequence ATGTCAGCTAGCTGTCATCATGTAGATACCTTCGATGGGGCAAGCCCTGCGTATCGTCGAGCGCTGTTGGCCGTGATCATGATAAACGCCACCATGTTTTTGGTGGAAATGTGGTTTGGCATTCGTGGCGAGTCGCAAGCACTGAAGGCGGATGCATTGGATTTTTTGAGTGATAGCGCTACTTATGCTGTGTCACTTTGGGCAATTGGTAAAGCGAGTGGTGTGCGCAGTAAGGTGGCGCTGCTTAAAGGGTACAGTCTGCTATTTATCGCTGCTTGGGTTCTTTGCTCAACGGTATATTACGCAGTAGTAGCAAATTCACCGGCAGCGCCGATAATGGGGTCGATAGCGATGGCTGCGTTGCTAGCCAATTTAGCCAGTGTATTGCTGTTGCTACGTTTCCGGGATGGCGATGCTAATGTTCGTTCGGTTTGGTTGTGTAGTCGTAATGACACAATCGGCAATGCTGCCGTGTTGCTTGCTGCGGGGCTGGTCTATGTAACACAGACTCACTGGCCTGATTTAATCGTGGCATTTTTGCTCGCATCACTTTTCTCATCTTCAGCGGTACAAATTATTCGCCAGGCTCGACAGGAACGTTTGGCTGAGCCGCATAGTCATCATTAA
- a CDS encoding inositol monophosphatase family protein, protein MSDIIQVAKQAARRAGKFIGDSFYQRDNFEVEEKSLHDYVSEVDRTSETMLTEDVLKSFPTHQIIGEEFGRSGAQAADYQWVIDPLDGTTNFVRGIPHFAVSIGILFRGTPYAAVVFDPIKNEMFVAQQEQGTTLNGKPVTVAKRLGLRGGLLATGIPFSGQPLEELERFLSTLNQLLETQTSGVRRLGAAALDLAYVAAGRYDGFWESHLKLWDIAAGVLLVTEAGGVISDLSGGVGYLESGDVLAGSPNVHREMLLVTQSCYG, encoded by the coding sequence ATGAGCGATATTATTCAGGTAGCAAAGCAAGCTGCGCGGCGCGCGGGGAAATTTATCGGCGACTCGTTCTACCAACGAGACAATTTTGAGGTCGAGGAGAAGAGTCTGCATGACTACGTCTCAGAAGTTGATCGAACCTCCGAGACGATGTTGACAGAGGATGTTCTAAAGTCTTTCCCGACGCATCAGATAATTGGCGAAGAGTTTGGTCGAAGTGGCGCGCAAGCGGCAGATTATCAATGGGTGATCGATCCACTCGATGGCACCACAAACTTTGTTCGCGGTATCCCGCACTTTGCCGTGTCGATTGGTATCCTATTCCGTGGTACACCATATGCGGCTGTCGTGTTTGACCCCATAAAGAACGAGATGTTTGTTGCACAACAAGAGCAGGGTACGACACTTAACGGTAAACCTGTGACTGTGGCGAAACGATTAGGACTGCGTGGCGGGTTATTAGCCACCGGCATTCCCTTTAGTGGCCAACCGCTGGAAGAATTAGAGCGGTTCTTGTCGACATTGAATCAATTGCTTGAAACGCAGACCAGCGGTGTGCGACGCCTAGGTGCAGCCGCATTGGATCTGGCGTATGTTGCAGCGGGTCGCTATGACGGTTTTTGGGAATCACATCTTAAACTTTGGGACATCGCCGCTGGGGTACTTCTGGTTACCGAAGCCGGTGGTGTCATTTCTGACCTTTCCGGAGGTGTCGGTTATTTAGAAAGTGGTGATGTTCTTGCCGGCAGTCCTAACGTACATCGCGAAATGTTGCTGGTTACGCAAAGCTGTTATGGTTAA
- a CDS encoding TetR/AcrR family transcriptional regulator → MDLRKRRSQEKLQIALAHHLQSKTIDEITIGELTKTAGVSRQTFYSNFDSKQSILLTRIENLFEKSWTRTESLVQNSEIGREEFVEISMRNLLEECDKERILMRAAFTGQAGIQCLSLLKSLVSRLISDRILFQFNHNFNARQLDTIADFYAGGIIGTVQGWLLDDTPMKDIASVARQIGRLVPHGLDGYISHSN, encoded by the coding sequence GTGGATCTACGAAAAAGACGCAGTCAGGAAAAGCTACAGATAGCATTAGCTCACCATCTGCAAAGCAAAACTATCGATGAAATAACCATCGGCGAACTCACTAAAACAGCCGGCGTGAGCCGACAAACGTTTTACTCTAATTTTGACAGTAAGCAATCAATTCTGCTCACGCGTATCGAAAATTTATTCGAAAAAAGCTGGACCAGAACTGAGTCACTAGTACAAAACTCTGAGATAGGGCGTGAGGAGTTTGTTGAAATCAGCATGCGCAACCTTTTAGAGGAGTGTGACAAGGAACGGATATTAATGCGAGCGGCATTTACTGGTCAGGCCGGTATTCAATGCTTGTCGTTACTTAAGTCCTTGGTTTCAAGGTTGATTTCAGACCGAATATTGTTTCAATTCAACCATAATTTCAATGCGCGTCAGTTGGATACGATTGCTGACTTTTACGCAGGTGGAATTATAGGAACGGTACAAGGCTGGTTGTTGGACGATACGCCGATGAAGGATATCGCATCAGTGGCACGTCAAATCGGTCGATTGGTTCCGCATGGCTTGGACGGGTATATTTCTCATTCAAATTAG
- a CDS encoding pyridoxal-phosphate-dependent aminotransferase family protein — protein MGPGPSDVYPQVSLALARPTIGHLDPEFIRLMDEIKQLLQYAFRTDNELTLPISAPGSAGMEACFVNLIEPNDTVIVCQNGVFGGRMKENVERIGATAIMVEDSWGTAIDLDKVQAAAKQHPNAKAIAFVHAETSTGVQSDAKAICHIARQYGMLSIVDTVTGLAGIPVDVDAWGADAVYSGTQKCLSCVPGLSPVTFSDHAREVISTRKTPVQSWFLDMNLVMGYWGAGRQRAYHHTAPVNTLYALHESLTVLRDEGLEASWARHQLNHQALKAGLEAMGLQLLVAESDRLPQLNTVCVPDGIDEALVRQQLLKEFSIEIGAGLGQLAGKVWRIGLMGYASRESNVRSCVQALESALSKQSFQFPNGAAMLAIDEVYRQAASTS, from the coding sequence ATGGGTCCGGGACCCTCTGACGTTTACCCTCAAGTGTCATTGGCACTAGCGCGTCCGACAATTGGGCACCTCGACCCCGAATTCATTCGCTTGATGGATGAAATAAAACAATTATTGCAATACGCATTCCGTACCGACAACGAGCTCACATTACCGATATCTGCGCCTGGCTCAGCGGGTATGGAAGCCTGCTTCGTCAATCTAATCGAACCAAACGACACCGTCATCGTATGCCAAAACGGGGTATTTGGCGGTCGCATGAAAGAGAATGTCGAAAGAATCGGTGCTACCGCCATCATGGTAGAAGACTCTTGGGGAACGGCAATAGACCTTGATAAAGTCCAAGCAGCGGCTAAGCAACATCCAAATGCTAAAGCCATTGCATTCGTGCATGCTGAAACTTCAACCGGCGTTCAGAGCGACGCAAAAGCCATCTGCCATATCGCAAGGCAATATGGCATGCTGAGTATTGTTGATACAGTAACTGGGCTGGCGGGCATCCCCGTAGACGTAGACGCTTGGGGCGCTGACGCGGTCTACAGCGGCACACAAAAATGCCTGTCGTGTGTACCTGGGCTGTCTCCAGTTACATTTTCCGATCACGCTCGTGAAGTGATTTCCACTCGTAAAACGCCTGTCCAAAGCTGGTTTCTCGACATGAACCTAGTCATGGGTTATTGGGGCGCAGGAAGGCAACGAGCCTACCATCACACAGCGCCCGTCAATACACTTTACGCCCTACATGAATCATTAACAGTGCTACGTGATGAAGGGCTAGAAGCAAGTTGGGCAAGACATCAACTGAATCATCAAGCACTAAAAGCGGGTCTTGAGGCGATGGGGCTGCAACTTCTAGTGGCGGAGTCAGACCGCTTACCACAACTCAACACTGTTTGTGTGCCGGACGGCATCGACGAGGCTTTAGTCAGACAGCAGTTATTGAAAGAATTCAGCATTGAAATTGGTGCGGGGCTCGGCCAACTGGCTGGCAAAGTTTGGCGCATTGGCCTCATGGGGTATGCATCGCGCGAAAGCAATGTTCGGTCGTGCGTACAAGCCTTAGAAAGCGCTCTTTCCAAACAGTCATTCCAATTTCCCAACGGTGCAGCGATGCTGGCAATTGATGAAGTATACCGTCAGGCCGCGTCAACAAGTTAA